The proteins below come from a single Sporanaerobacter acetigenes DSM 13106 genomic window:
- the rplP gene encoding 50S ribosomal protein L16, whose translation MLMPKRVKYRRVHRGRMKGKATRGNKITYGEYGLQALEPAWITANQIEAARRAMTRYVKRGGNIWIKVFPDKPVTEKPAETRMGSGKGSPEYWVAVVKPGRILFEMGGVPEDVAREAMRLASYKLPIKTKFVTREDAEEKGGEANEG comes from the coding sequence ATGTTAATGCCTAAAAGAGTTAAATACCGTAGAGTTCATAGAGGAAGAATGAAAGGCAAAGCTACTCGCGGTAATAAAATAACTTATGGTGAATACGGATTGCAAGCTCTAGAACCAGCATGGATTACTGCAAATCAGATAGAAGCTGCAAGAAGGGCTATGACAAGATATGTAAAAAGAGGCGGAAATATTTGGATTAAAGTATTTCCAGATAAGCCAGTAACAGAAAAACCTGCTGAAACTCGTATGGGTTCTGGTAAAGGTTCACCAGAATATTGGGTAGCAGTTGTAAAACCAGGAAGAATCCTTTTTGAAATGGGCGGAGTTCCTGAAGATGTTGCAAGAGAAGCTATGAGATTAGCATCGTATAAATTACCTATAAAGACTAAATTTGTCACTCGTGAAGATGCAGAGGAAAAGGGTGGTGAAGCTAATGAAGGCTAA
- the rplN gene encoding 50S ribosomal protein L14: protein MIQSETRLKVADNSGAKELLVIKVLGGSNRRYANVGDIVVCSVKSATPGGVVKKGDVVKAVIVRTKQGVRRNDGSYIKFDENAAVIIKDDKQPVGTRIFGPVTRELRRGNYMKIISLAPEVL, encoded by the coding sequence ATGATACAAAGTGAAACCCGTCTAAAGGTTGCTGATAACTCAGGAGCAAAAGAATTATTGGTAATAAAAGTCTTGGGTGGCTCAAACAGAAGATATGCTAATGTTGGAGATATTGTAGTTTGTTCTGTTAAAAGTGCAACACCTGGGGGTGTTGTTAAAAAAGGAGACGTAGTAAAAGCAGTTATAGTTAGAACTAAACAAGGTGTTAGGAGAAATGATGGCAGCTATATTAAATTTGATGAAAATGCAGCTGTTATTATAAAAGATGACAAACAACCAGTAGGAACTCGTATATTTGGGCCTGTAACAAGGGAACTAAGAAGAGGAAACTATATGAAGATTATATCATTAGCACCTGAAGTACTATAA
- the rpmC gene encoding 50S ribosomal protein L29, which translates to MKANEVRQLTNQELDSRLLELKSELFNLRFQLATGQLDNPMRIKAVRKDIARVKTIMRQRELGTGKEV; encoded by the coding sequence ATGAAGGCTAATGAAGTTCGCCAATTAACAAACCAAGAACTTGATAGTAGATTGTTAGAATTGAAAAGCGAATTGTTTAATTTAAGATTCCAATTAGCTACAGGTCAGCTTGATAATCCAATGAGAATAAAAGCTGTTCGAAAAGATATAGCTCGTGTAAAGACTATTATGAGACAACGAGAACTAGGGACAGGAAAGGAGGTTTAG
- the rplE gene encoding 50S ribosomal protein L5, with amino-acid sequence MTSRLKEKYDNEVVQALMEKFQYSSVMEVPKLEKVVLNMGIGEARENPKALESAVEELTIISGQRPIVTKAKKSIANFKVREGMPVGAKVTLRGERMYDFLDKLMNISLPRVRDFRGVSATSFDGRGNYALGIKEQLIFPEIEYDKVEAIRGLDIIIVTTAKTDEEAKEFLSLMGMPFKK; translated from the coding sequence ATGACTTCCAGACTAAAAGAAAAATATGATAATGAAGTTGTTCAAGCTTTGATGGAAAAATTCCAATATAGTAGCGTAATGGAAGTACCAAAACTAGAAAAAGTTGTACTAAATATGGGAATTGGTGAAGCTAGAGAAAATCCAAAAGCACTAGAAAGTGCGGTTGAAGAATTGACTATTATCTCAGGTCAAAGACCTATAGTTACTAAAGCTAAAAAATCAATAGCAAACTTTAAAGTTCGTGAAGGAATGCCTGTTGGTGCAAAAGTAACACTAAGAGGAGAAAGAATGTATGATTTTTTAGATAAATTGATGAATATATCACTTCCAAGAGTTAGAGACTTTAGAGGTGTAAGTGCTACATCTTTTGATGGAAGAGGAAACTATGCACTTGGTATAAAAGAGCAACTTATATTCCCAGAGATTGAATATGACAAAGTAGAAGCGATAAGAGGACTTGATATAATAATAGTGACTACTGCAAAGACTGATGAAGAAGCTAAAGAATTCTTATCACT
- the rpsQ gene encoding 30S ribosomal protein S17 has product MERGNRKVRVGKVVSDKMDKTIVVAVETFVTHPLYKKQIKRTTKFKAHDENNECRVGDIVRIMETRPLSKDKNWRLVDIIEKAK; this is encoded by the coding sequence ATGGAAAGAGGAAATCGTAAAGTAAGAGTAGGCAAAGTAGTTAGTGACAAGATGGATAAGACTATAGTGGTAGCAGTAGAAACATTTGTTACACACCCTTTATATAAAAAACAAATAAAAAGGACCACTAAATTTAAAGCTCATGATGAGAACAATGAATGTAGGGTTGGAGACATTGTTAGAATAATGGAAACTAGACCATTAAGTAAAGATAAAAATTGGAGACTTGTGGACATTATAGAAAAAGCAAAATAA
- the rplX gene encoding 50S ribosomal protein L24 yields MNIKSGDTVVVISGKDKGKKGKVLTALPKENKVIVQGVNMLTKHQKAQGPMQQGGIIHQEGPIDISKVMYYCDKDKQGVRVGYKFLENGEKVRICKKCGEVLDK; encoded by the coding sequence GTGAATATAAAAAGCGGAGATACAGTAGTGGTTATATCTGGTAAGGATAAAGGCAAAAAAGGCAAAGTCCTTACAGCTTTACCTAAAGAAAACAAAGTTATAGTTCAAGGTGTAAATATGTTGACAAAGCATCAAAAAGCTCAAGGACCAATGCAACAAGGTGGCATTATTCATCAAGAAGGTCCTATAGACATTTCAAAAGTTATGTATTATTGCGATAAAGATAAACAAGGTGTAAGAGTTGGATATAAATTCTTAGAAAACGGTGAAAAAGTGAGAATTTGCAAAAAATGTGGAGAAGTATTAGACAAATAA